In one window of Catalinimonas alkaloidigena DNA:
- a CDS encoding DMT family transporter has product MNPLVRAHLALFLTSVLFAANFSIAKIAMPEWVPPFAFISIRVVPTALVFWLLHRFTVREPIRSRRDLGKMLLGALLGIAGNMLLIFKGLSLTAPINASLLTILSPIVVLVGSSFLIGEPMTRRKMLGTLLAAGGTVLLVVNSRSAETTGSLEGDLLVLVSAVSYGGYLILTRPLAQRYHPFTIMKWNFLFGVLLVVPFGIVPLQQIQWSQFPAEVWGSVVFVVIGVTILPYLFNAVALRTVSASVAGIYIYLQPPMAAWFAVMLGKDQLTWTKIGLGLLILLGVFIASRPRLPQPRAKVLNES; this is encoded by the coding sequence GCGGGCGCACCTGGCGCTCTTTCTCACGTCCGTGTTGTTCGCGGCCAACTTCAGCATCGCCAAAATCGCCATGCCCGAATGGGTACCGCCGTTTGCGTTCATCTCCATCCGCGTTGTTCCGACGGCGCTGGTGTTCTGGCTGTTGCATCGGTTCACCGTCCGCGAGCCCATCCGTTCGCGGCGCGACCTGGGGAAGATGTTGCTCGGAGCACTGCTGGGCATCGCGGGCAACATGCTCCTGATTTTCAAAGGGCTGAGTTTGACGGCCCCCATCAACGCCTCGCTGCTGACCATCCTGTCGCCCATTGTGGTCTTGGTCGGGTCTTCTTTCCTGATCGGCGAACCGATGACGCGCCGGAAGATGCTGGGTACGCTGCTGGCCGCCGGAGGTACGGTGCTGCTGGTGGTCAACAGTCGCTCGGCTGAGACGACCGGCTCGCTCGAAGGCGACCTGCTGGTGCTGGTTAGTGCGGTGAGCTACGGCGGTTACCTGATTTTGACGCGTCCGCTCGCGCAACGCTACCATCCGTTCACGATCATGAAGTGGAACTTCCTGTTCGGTGTGCTTTTGGTAGTGCCCTTCGGCATCGTCCCGTTGCAACAGATTCAGTGGAGCCAGTTTCCGGCCGAAGTGTGGGGCAGTGTGGTGTTCGTGGTGATTGGCGTGACCATTCTGCCGTACCTGTTCAACGCCGTGGCCCTGCGCACCGTCAGCGCGTCGGTAGCCGGCATTTACATCTACCTGCAACCGCCCATGGCCGCCTGGTTTGCCGTGATGCTGGGCAAAGACCAACTGACCTGGACCAAAATCGGGCTGGGGCTGCTGATTCTCCTCGGCGTGTTTATCGCCAGCCGTCCCCGCCTCCCCCAACCTCGCGCCAAGGTCCTGAACGAGTCGTAG